Proteins from one Triticum aestivum cultivar Chinese Spring chromosome 7A, IWGSC CS RefSeq v2.1, whole genome shotgun sequence genomic window:
- the LOC123151893 gene encoding uncharacterized protein, with product MKTVNTVFVGLTLLVLSSGMLMQASAELCSDSIVSPSCDGNGVSCKELCKRFIYIGKVTATCVPQGCKCTVCIPHD from the exons ATGAAGACTGTCAACACGGTGTTCGTGGGTCTTACTCTTTTGGTGCTATCCTCAG GCATGTTGATGCAGGCTTCAGCCGAGCTCTGCAGTGACTCGATAGTTTCGCCAAGTTGTGATGGCAATGGCGTCTCATGTAAGGAGCTATGCAAAAGGTTCATTTACATCGGCAAGGTCACTGCAACATGCGTTCCCCAGGGGTGTAAGTGCACGGTCTGCATACCACATGATTAA